Proteins encoded by one window of Haematobia irritans isolate KBUSLIRL chromosome 2, ASM5000362v1, whole genome shotgun sequence:
- the LOC142224271 gene encoding uncharacterized protein LOC142224271: MAATLPESEDDVPMLDEEREINSSIAPLADEHTISTTTDSAILADNVATATNKKPLTTASGVPPGELFVASPPHITLGCKVVFNCLLTLRVLDTRLFRVKFF; the protein is encoded by the coding sequence ATGGCTGCTACCCTTCCAGAGTCTGAGGACGACGTCCCCATGTTGGATGAGGAACGGGAGATTAATTCTAGCATCGCACCCCTTGCCGATGAACATACCATCAGTACGACTACTGATTCTGCCATTCTGGCCGACAATGTTGCAACAGCAACCAATAAAAAACCGTTGACGACGGCTTCTGGGGTTCCTCCAGGAGAATTGTTTGTGGCTTCGCCACCCCATATCACACTTGGGTGTAAGGTAGTCTTCAACTGCCTTCTGACTTTACGAGTCCTCGACACCCGGctcttccgagtcaaatttttttaa
- the LOC142225129 gene encoding uncharacterized protein LOC142225129 encodes MTTTPLTAFTRATDAVVRFETKFHSLRDDDLTAYRLECHGSEAKSLWEKVKSLFDECLDFVSTQSNATEAVAAADSKYDVAYNCYLNVMESIQRKLEALRAPSKHSAKSPRLEDQTSLLNVSHRSDESRGSSISSRGDNSSSHSLNLPPCDIDVFDGDFLNWPTFRDFFTAVYINNSRLSDIEKLCHLLKKTSGEAREVVSKFPLTHRSFALAWKALRGTYDNTRILVNHQLKLLFDLPVLESETSSGLKKLQRGISTCISTMSIYDVATDDWDPILVFLCLQRLPKCTVTLWEQSIKDKSALSSWSDLDFFLTERIQTLTCLRDIRGIDARPPANKRIRSHFTNAKTTRSPTSTPPSSPSSPDRLCVLCRRQHHLRTCSRFHNLSVLERMNIVRRHRCCMTCLSRRHVAANCPSAYDCGKCGRRHHTLLHRDISNDPITAPVVSAPLIRDTGVASVDTDQPSTSTGIVSGTSSRQLFHTSRTGNVLLGTAMVNIVHQGITYPARALIDPASESSFITEGLRNRLGLSTSSTSATISGVNQSVSITSRELCSLCIGTPLDESLLLETTAYVLPNISGNLPSFSLNRDIVSSMPNLRLADPNLFVCRPVDLLLGADLYPKILLDGTRTNISGSLLAQDTVFGWVVTGPIPSSNISVYTTTVDLSKENGLHETLLRTLGTIRASPTTSLI; translated from the coding sequence ATGACTACTACACCACTGACTGCTTTCACAAGAGCAACTGACGCAGTAGTCCGATTTGAAACGAAGTTTCACAGTTTGCGAGACGATGATTTAACCGCCTATAGACTAGAATGTCATGGTTCCGAGGCTAAGTCGTTGTGGGAAAAAGTTAAGAGCTTATTCGACGAATGTCTTGACTTTGTGTCCACACAGAGCAACGCAACCGAGGCAGTCGCCGCTGCTGACAGCAAATATGACGTGGCTTATAATTGTTATCTGAATGTCATGGAGTCAATTCAACGTAAATTGGAGGCACTACGTGCACCATCTAAGCATTCTGCTAAATCACCTCGGTTGGAGGACCAAACATCACTTTTGAATGTTTCCCATAGGTCCGATGAGTCACGCGGCTCTTCTATCAGCTCTAGGGGAGACAATAGTTCCTCCCACAGTCTCAATCTGCCGCCTTGTGATATAGATGTTTTTGACGGCGATTTTCTCAATTGGCCGACATTTAGAGATTTCTTCACAGCGGTATACATTAACAATAGCCGACTTAGCGATATTGAGAAATTGTGTCATTTGCTCAAGAAGACCAGTGGTGAAGCTCGCGAGGTTGTTTCGAAATTTCCGCTCACGCATAGAAGCTTCGCTCTTGCGTGGAAGGCACTAAGGGGTACTTATGATAATACCCGCATATTGGTGAACCACCAACTCAAATTATTATTCGATTTACCGGTCTTGGAGTCTGAGACCAGTTCAGGACTGAAGAAACTACAACGTGGTATCTCGACATGCATTTCGACAATGTCCATCTACGATGTGGCCACTGACGACTGGGATCCCATCCTCGTCTTTTTGTGCCTTCAGAGGTTGCCGAAATGTACAGTCACACTTTGGGAACAGAGTATTAAGGACAAGTCTGCTTTGTCTTCTTGGTCAGATTTGGACTTCTTTCTCACGGAAAGAATCCAGACATTGACATGTCTTCGCGATATCCGCGGCATTGACGCCAGGCCTCCAGCCAACAAAAGAATTCGCTCGCATTTCACGAatgcgaaaacgactcgttccCCAACAAGTACGCCTCCTTCCTCCCCATCCTCTCCTGACAGATTATGCGTTCTCTGTCGACGACAGCATCACCTCAGAACGTGTTCTAGGTTTCATAATCTTTCAGTTCTTGAGAGGATGAATATTGTTAGGCGCCATCGGTGCTGCATGACTTGTCTGTCCCGCAGACATGTTGCAGCTAATTGCCCCAGCGCATATGATTGCGGTAAATGTGGTAGAAGACACCACACTCTTCTGCACAGGGATATATCAAATGATCCCATAACTGCTCCGGTCGTTTCTGCACCGCTTATACGAGATACCGGGGTAGCATCAGTGGATACCGATCAACCTTCTACATCGACTGGCATTGTGTCAGGGACGTCGAGTAGACAGTTATTCCATACTTCGCGTACTGGAAATGTATTATTAGGAACTGCAATGGTGAATATCGTTCACCAGGGTATCACGTATCCTGCTAGGGCCTTAATAGATCCCGCTTCGGAATCATCCTTTATTACGGAAGGATTGCGGAACCGACTTGGACTGAGTACGTCTTCGACTTCGGCTACAATTTCTGGTGTGAATCAAAGTGTTTCGATCACGTCGAGAGAACTTTGTTCACTTTGCATTGGTACCCCACTAGATGAGTCGCTCCTACTGGAGACTACAGCGTACGTTCTTCCGAACATTTCCGGCAACCTGCCATCTTTTTCTCTAAATCGTGACATTGTGTCTAGCATGCCAAATCTACGTTTGGCTGaccccaatttatttgtttgtcgtcCTGTTGACCTTCTGTTGGGCGCGGATCTTTAtccgaaaattttgttggacggTACGAGAACGAATATTTCGGGATCGCTACTAGCGCAAGACACAGTCTTCGGCTGGGTTGTCACGGGTCCTATCCCTTCCTCGAATATTTCTGTCTACACGACTACTGTGGACCTCTCCAAGGAAAATGGTCTTCACGAGACACTTCTCCGCACTTTGGGAACTATAAGAGCTTCCCCGACGACCTCTCTTATCTAA